In one Columba livia isolate bColLiv1 breed racing homer chromosome 23, bColLiv1.pat.W.v2, whole genome shotgun sequence genomic region, the following are encoded:
- the C23H17orf113 gene encoding uncharacterized protein C17orf113 homolog isoform X1 produces the protein MVPPGKKPAGETSNSNKKCKRYFNEHWKEEFTWLEFDYERKLMFCIECRQALVKNKHGKAENAFTVGTDNFQRHALLRHVTSGAHRQALAVNREQLAFETRVHGRPELRSVIKVEVNPAKVAVLTTVYWMAKEEIPDEKCSSLLDFQKFNLCQALLAPEHSEFYHPSGIREMQAAIAKVLHNEDRHRIKASPFVGLVVDETVDVLEHRSLAMFTTTVSPCNGQTSATFLGSFELPAGETSTVTGKVGEVMRSFGIPTMKITWLSADSTSLVAERLSGVGTALTSLCPLLTEMHCLARGSSLLLAESIVSIEYLQKYETTVDTVYRLYSNFRGESNGLHELRSVLDLCEIDLGSSKAIHWTSIFPAVEAIDSSWPTLVLLLESEAERSPVAHGLCEELKKFQFVAFTKILLDVLPIFQKLSRFFQIEDFDLSILKPIVSATATTLQAQKSASGQNLQEFLNEMNEHPQDDREGESRFYYKGVELANCSKVHLKHFERLKESYLESVRGNLLDRFPSSVLEAISSFSAIFNPKCYPQSLEDIGSYGVSELNFLLQAYSRVVVSERALSDFPLFKRIVFSLSQLSFKDLCVKLVYSNSEMHELFPDFAVLAAIALALPLGSVLTEKISRGRELLKRGRSHRAKDEGLSDLMKIAIDGPAINEFDFALAIEYYESMRESGFIVAQVK, from the exons ATGGTGCCTCCAGGGAAAAAGCCAGCTGGGGAAACTTCCAATTCCAATAAAAAATGTAAGCGCTATTTCAATGAGCACTGGAAGGAAGAATTTACCTGGCTGGAGTTTGACTATGAGAGGAAACTCATGTTTTGCATAGAGTGTCGGCAGGCGCTGGTGAAGAACAAGCACGGTAAAGCGGAGAACGCCTTTACCGTGGGCACGGACAACTTCCAGCGCCATGCCCTGCTGCGGCACGTCACCTCGGGCGCGCACCGCCAGGCGCTGGCGGTCAACCGGGAGCAGCTGGCTTTCGAGACCCGCGTCCATGGCCGCCCGGAGCTCCGCTCGGTCATCAAGGTGGAGGTGAACCCGGCGAAGGTGGCCGTCCTCACCACCGTCTACTGGATGGCAAAGGAGGAGATCCCGGATGAGAAGTGCTCCTCTCTGCTCGACTTCCAGAAGTTCAACCTCTGCCAGGCACTGCTGGCCCCCGAGCACAGCGAGTTTTACCACCCCAGCGGCATCAGGGAGATGCAG GCAGCGATCGCCAAAGTCCTGCACAACGAAGACAGGCACAGGATCAAAGCTTCGCCGTTCGTTGGGCTGGTGGTGGACGAGACGGTGGACGTCCTGGAGCACCGCAGCCTCGCCATGTTCACCACCACCGTGTCCCCATGCAATGGGCAAACCTCGGCCACCTTCTTGGGGAGCTTTGAGCTGCCAGCCGGGGAGACCTCCACGGTGACGGGCAAGGTGGGCGAGGTGATGCGCTCCTTCGGCATCCCCACCATGAAGATCACCTGGCTCAGCGCTGACAGCACGTCACTGGTGGCTGAGCGGCTGAGCGGGGTGGGGACGGCGCTGACGTCCCTCTGCCCACTCCTGACGGAAATGCACTGCCTGGCCCGCGGGAGCTCCTTGCTGCTGGCCGAGAGCATCGTCAGCATCGAGTATCTCCAGAAATATGAGACCACCGTGGACACCGTGTACAGGCTCTACTCCAACTTCAGGGGGGAAAGCAATGGCCTGCATGAGTTGCGGAGTGTCCTGGACCTCTGTGAGATAGACCTGGGGAGCTCCAAAGCCATCCACTGGACTTCTATTTTCCCAGCCGTGGAAGCCATCGATTCTTCATGGCCCacgctggtgctgctgctggagagcgAGGCAGAGCGGTCGCCCGTGGCCCATGGCCTCTGCGAAGAGctcaagaaattccagtttgtGGCCTTCACCAAGATCCTCCTGGACGTCCTCCCCATCTTCCAGAAACTCAGCCGATTCTTCCAGATTGAGGACTTTGACCTCTCCATCCTGAAGCCCATCGTCTCTGCCACAGCCACCACTCTGCAGGCCCAGAAGAGCGCCAGCGGCCAGAACCTCCAGGAATTCCTCAATGAGATGAATGAGCACCCGCAGGATGACCGGGAGGGCGAGAGCCGCTTCTACTATAAGGGTGTTGAGTTGGCCAACTGCTCCAAGGTGCACCTGAAGCACTTTGAGCGCCTGAAGGAGAGCTACTTGGAGAGCGTGCGGGGCAACCTGCTGGACAGGTTCCCCAGCAGCGTCCTGGAGGCCATCAGCTCCTTCTCGGCCATCTTCAACCCCAAGTGCTACCCCCAGTCTTTGGAGGACATTGGCAGCTATGGGGTCAGCGAGCTGAATTTTCTCCTGCAGGCTTATTCCCGAGTGGTGGTGAGTGAGAGGGCCCTGAGCGATTTCCCCCTCTTCAAGCGGATCGTCTTCAGCCTCAGCCAGCTCTCCTTCAAGGACCTCTGCGTCAAGCTGGTCTACAGCAACTCCGAGATGCACGAGCTCTTCCCGGACTTTGCTGTCCTCGCGGCCATCGCCCTGGCCTTGCCGTTGGGCTCGGTCCTCACCGAGAAGATCAGCCGGGGCCGGGAGCTGCTGAAGCGTGGCCGGTCGCACCGTGCAAAGGACGAGGGGCTGTCCGACCTCATGAAGATCGCCATTGATGGGCCGGCCATCAATGAGTTTGACTTTGCGTTGGCCATCGAGTACTATGAGAGCATGAGAGAGTCCGGCTTCATCGTGGCGCAGGTGAAGTGA
- the C23H17orf113 gene encoding uncharacterized protein C17orf113 homolog isoform X2 produces the protein MAKEEIPDEKCSSLLDFQKFNLCQALLAPEHSEFYHPSGIREMQAAIAKVLHNEDRHRIKASPFVGLVVDETVDVLEHRSLAMFTTTVSPCNGQTSATFLGSFELPAGETSTVTGKVGEVMRSFGIPTMKITWLSADSTSLVAERLSGVGTALTSLCPLLTEMHCLARGSSLLLAESIVSIEYLQKYETTVDTVYRLYSNFRGESNGLHELRSVLDLCEIDLGSSKAIHWTSIFPAVEAIDSSWPTLVLLLESEAERSPVAHGLCEELKKFQFVAFTKILLDVLPIFQKLSRFFQIEDFDLSILKPIVSATATTLQAQKSASGQNLQEFLNEMNEHPQDDREGESRFYYKGVELANCSKVHLKHFERLKESYLESVRGNLLDRFPSSVLEAISSFSAIFNPKCYPQSLEDIGSYGVSELNFLLQAYSRVVVSERALSDFPLFKRIVFSLSQLSFKDLCVKLVYSNSEMHELFPDFAVLAAIALALPLGSVLTEKISRGRELLKRGRSHRAKDEGLSDLMKIAIDGPAINEFDFALAIEYYESMRESGFIVAQVK, from the exons ATGGCAAAGGAGGAGATCCCGGATGAGAAGTGCTCCTCTCTGCTCGACTTCCAGAAGTTCAACCTCTGCCAGGCACTGCTGGCCCCCGAGCACAGCGAGTTTTACCACCCCAGCGGCATCAGGGAGATGCAG GCAGCGATCGCCAAAGTCCTGCACAACGAAGACAGGCACAGGATCAAAGCTTCGCCGTTCGTTGGGCTGGTGGTGGACGAGACGGTGGACGTCCTGGAGCACCGCAGCCTCGCCATGTTCACCACCACCGTGTCCCCATGCAATGGGCAAACCTCGGCCACCTTCTTGGGGAGCTTTGAGCTGCCAGCCGGGGAGACCTCCACGGTGACGGGCAAGGTGGGCGAGGTGATGCGCTCCTTCGGCATCCCCACCATGAAGATCACCTGGCTCAGCGCTGACAGCACGTCACTGGTGGCTGAGCGGCTGAGCGGGGTGGGGACGGCGCTGACGTCCCTCTGCCCACTCCTGACGGAAATGCACTGCCTGGCCCGCGGGAGCTCCTTGCTGCTGGCCGAGAGCATCGTCAGCATCGAGTATCTCCAGAAATATGAGACCACCGTGGACACCGTGTACAGGCTCTACTCCAACTTCAGGGGGGAAAGCAATGGCCTGCATGAGTTGCGGAGTGTCCTGGACCTCTGTGAGATAGACCTGGGGAGCTCCAAAGCCATCCACTGGACTTCTATTTTCCCAGCCGTGGAAGCCATCGATTCTTCATGGCCCacgctggtgctgctgctggagagcgAGGCAGAGCGGTCGCCCGTGGCCCATGGCCTCTGCGAAGAGctcaagaaattccagtttgtGGCCTTCACCAAGATCCTCCTGGACGTCCTCCCCATCTTCCAGAAACTCAGCCGATTCTTCCAGATTGAGGACTTTGACCTCTCCATCCTGAAGCCCATCGTCTCTGCCACAGCCACCACTCTGCAGGCCCAGAAGAGCGCCAGCGGCCAGAACCTCCAGGAATTCCTCAATGAGATGAATGAGCACCCGCAGGATGACCGGGAGGGCGAGAGCCGCTTCTACTATAAGGGTGTTGAGTTGGCCAACTGCTCCAAGGTGCACCTGAAGCACTTTGAGCGCCTGAAGGAGAGCTACTTGGAGAGCGTGCGGGGCAACCTGCTGGACAGGTTCCCCAGCAGCGTCCTGGAGGCCATCAGCTCCTTCTCGGCCATCTTCAACCCCAAGTGCTACCCCCAGTCTTTGGAGGACATTGGCAGCTATGGGGTCAGCGAGCTGAATTTTCTCCTGCAGGCTTATTCCCGAGTGGTGGTGAGTGAGAGGGCCCTGAGCGATTTCCCCCTCTTCAAGCGGATCGTCTTCAGCCTCAGCCAGCTCTCCTTCAAGGACCTCTGCGTCAAGCTGGTCTACAGCAACTCCGAGATGCACGAGCTCTTCCCGGACTTTGCTGTCCTCGCGGCCATCGCCCTGGCCTTGCCGTTGGGCTCGGTCCTCACCGAGAAGATCAGCCGGGGCCGGGAGCTGCTGAAGCGTGGCCGGTCGCACCGTGCAAAGGACGAGGGGCTGTCCGACCTCATGAAGATCGCCATTGATGGGCCGGCCATCAATGAGTTTGACTTTGCGTTGGCCATCGAGTACTATGAGAGCATGAGAGAGTCCGGCTTCATCGTGGCGCAGGTGAAGTGA